In a genomic window of Anser cygnoides isolate HZ-2024a breed goose chromosome 26, Taihu_goose_T2T_genome, whole genome shotgun sequence:
- the SFRP1 gene encoding secreted frizzled-related protein 1, translated as MGRVRGACGPALRALLSLAAGLLACGEGSEYDYVSYQSDLGPYPGGRFYTKPHQCVAIPADLRLCHSVGYDKMVLPNLLDHETMAEVKHQASSWVPLLNKNCHMGTQVFLCSLFAPVCLDRPVYPCRWLCEAVRDSCEPVMQFFGFFWPEMLKCDQFPQDDVCIAMTAPNATEVSRPKGTTVCPPCDNEMKSEAIVEHLCASEFALKMTIKEVKKENGDKMIVPRKRKALKLGPIRKKNLKKLVLFLKNGADCPCHQLDNFGHYFLIMGRQVKTQYLLTAIYKWDKKNKEFKKFMKKMKSPDCPTFPSVFK; from the exons atgggcagggtgcggggcgcCTGCGGGCCGGCCCTGCGGGCGCTGCTGTCCCTGGCTGCCGGGCTGCTGGCGTGCGGCGAGGGCAGCGAGTACGACTACGTGAGCTACCAGTCCGACCTGGGGCCCTACCCGGGCGGGCGCTTCTACACCAAGCCGCACCAGTGCGTGGCCATCCCGGCCGACCTGCGGCTCTGCCACAGCGTGGGCTACGACAAGATGGTGCTGCCCAACCTGCTGGACCACGAGACCATGGCCGAGGTGAAGCACCAGGCGAGCAGCTGGGTGCCGCTGCTTAACAAGAACTGCCACATGGGCACCCAGGtcttcctctgctccctctTTGCCCCCGTCTGCCTGGACCGGCCGGTGTACCCGTGCCGCTGGCTCTGCGAGGCCGTGCGCGACTCCTGCGAGCCCGTCATGCAGTTCTTCGGCTTCTTCTGGCCAGAGATGCTCAAGTGCGACCAGTTTCCCCAGGACGACGTCTGCATTGCCATGACAGCTCCAAATGCCACTGAGGTCTCCAGGCCCAAAG GAACGACTGTGTGTCCCCCTTGCGACAACGAGATGAAGTCGGAAGCCATTGTTGAGCATCTGTGTGCCAGCGAGTTTG CTCTGAAGATGACCATAAAGGAAGTGAAGAAGGAGAATGGGGACAAGATGATCGTCCCACGGAAGAGAAAGGCGCTGAAGCTGGGGCCCATCAGGAAGAAGAACCTGAAGAAGCTGGTGCTGTTCCTGAAGAATGGCGCCGACTGCCCCTGCCATCAGCTGGACAACTTCGGCCACTACTTCCTGATCATGGGCCGCCAGGTGAAGACCCAGTACCTGCTGACGGCCATCTACAAGTGGGACAAGAAGAACAAAGAGTTCAAGAAGTTCATGAAGAAGATGAAGTCACCAGATTGCCCGACATTTCCATCCGTCTTCAAGTGA